From Deinococcus reticulitermitis, the proteins below share one genomic window:
- a CDS encoding valine--tRNA ligase gives MTDTPTPETQTRDTQTPSTLSPQFDPQAVEPRWAARWRHEPFRADATSGKEPFTIMIPPPNVTGNLHLGHALDNTLIDTLIRQRRMAGFEALYLPGMDHAGISTQVVVERQLKDAGQSRFDLGREAFLEKVWEWKAQSGGMILDQLTRLGVSADWTRERFTMDEGLSRAVRAQFVRLYHDGHAYRGERIVNWDPASQTTLSELEIDREVRKGKMYTLSYALEDPGLPASNGEAGEIRIATVRPETIFADQAIAVHPDDDRFKHLHGQKARIPLTDRFIPIIVDEAVEMEFGVGALKITPAHDPTDFEIGERHGLARPSVIDLHGNLTRDDLVPAEFQGMERFAARKAVVKALEEAGALLEQKDHDTAIGLSERTKVPVEPIVSEQWFVRMKPFAEQVLAGLEQGDIRLTPERYGKVNRDWLENIRDWNISRQLWWGHQIPAWYDEEGNIYVPDPENPDLDCDRDPRYAHLSLRRDPDVFDTWFSSNLWPFSTLGWPDTDHEDFRKFYPTQVLVTGYDILFFWVARMQMAGYGLTGKAPFETVMLHGLYLDAKGQKMSKSKGNGIDPLELFDQYGVDACRFAFTFLSTGGQDIKHDPRRFEQGRNFANKLWNATRFALLRLGEAQLTGDDDLTRYVRAAVTPPEGTLLRSKDVLAQLKTRDDLTLADRWIISRLNAVTQEASAQLDAFDIGAAIRTLYAFTWDEFCDWYIEAAKPELASGNLGTLVTLKAVLEHILKLLHPFMPFITSELYAALGHRRQIAVHNWPQPSAALHDAEATRAFDALRAAVAAARSLKSELGLSPQDRLSVAVEGELAALVGENAPVVEAIARVRLVPALEGRTLSLVEQGVTVRAPLEGTVDIADWLGKQKKRLAELDKQIKQAQGKLSNEGFVARAPAEVIEEEKRRVQDFGAQKERLEGVLGQFG, from the coding sequence ATGACTGACACCCCAACCCCAGAGACCCAGACCCGAGACACCCAAACCCCCAGCACCCTCTCCCCCCAGTTCGATCCGCAGGCCGTCGAGCCCCGGTGGGCCGCCCGGTGGCGCCACGAACCCTTCCGCGCAGACGCGACGAGCGGCAAGGAGCCGTTTACCATCATGATTCCGCCGCCCAACGTGACCGGGAACCTGCACCTCGGGCACGCGCTCGACAACACCTTGATTGACACCCTGATCCGCCAGCGGCGCATGGCGGGGTTCGAGGCGCTGTACCTGCCGGGCATGGACCACGCGGGCATCTCGACGCAGGTGGTGGTGGAGCGGCAGCTGAAAGACGCCGGCCAGAGCCGCTTCGACCTCGGGCGCGAGGCGTTTCTGGAGAAAGTCTGGGAGTGGAAAGCGCAGTCGGGCGGGATGATCCTCGACCAGCTCACCCGGCTGGGCGTGAGCGCCGACTGGACCCGCGAGCGTTTCACGATGGACGAGGGCCTGAGCCGTGCGGTGCGGGCGCAGTTCGTGCGGCTGTATCACGACGGCCACGCCTACCGGGGCGAGCGCATTGTGAACTGGGACCCGGCCTCGCAGACCACGCTCTCGGAACTCGAAATCGACCGCGAGGTGAGAAAGGGCAAGATGTATACCCTCTCGTACGCCCTTGAAGACCCGGGCCTGCCCGCGAGCAACGGAGAGGCCGGCGAGATCCGCATCGCCACGGTGCGGCCCGAGACGATCTTCGCGGACCAGGCGATCGCCGTCCACCCGGACGACGACCGCTTCAAGCATCTGCACGGCCAAAAGGCTCGCATTCCGCTCACCGACCGCTTTATCCCGATCATCGTGGACGAGGCCGTCGAGATGGAGTTCGGCGTGGGGGCACTGAAAATCACCCCCGCGCACGACCCCACCGACTTCGAGATCGGCGAGCGCCACGGCCTCGCGCGGCCCAGCGTGATCGACCTGCACGGGAACCTCACGCGGGACGACCTCGTGCCCGCCGAGTTTCAGGGCATGGAACGCTTCGCCGCGCGCAAGGCCGTCGTGAAGGCGCTCGAAGAGGCCGGCGCGCTGCTCGAGCAAAAAGACCACGACACCGCCATCGGCCTGAGCGAGCGCACCAAGGTGCCGGTCGAGCCCATTGTCTCCGAGCAGTGGTTCGTGCGGATGAAGCCGTTTGCCGAGCAGGTGCTCGCCGGGCTCGAACAGGGCGACATCCGGCTCACGCCCGAGCGTTACGGCAAGGTCAACCGTGACTGGCTGGAGAACATCCGCGACTGGAACATCTCCCGGCAGCTGTGGTGGGGCCATCAGATCCCGGCGTGGTACGACGAAGAGGGCAACATTTACGTGCCCGACCCGGAAAATCCCGACCTCGACTGCGACCGCGACCCCCGCTACGCGCACCTCAGCCTGCGGCGCGACCCCGACGTGTTCGACACGTGGTTTTCCTCGAACCTCTGGCCTTTTTCCACCCTCGGCTGGCCCGACACCGACCACGAGGATTTCCGCAAGTTCTACCCGACGCAGGTGCTCGTGACCGGCTACGACATCCTGTTTTTCTGGGTGGCGCGCATGCAGATGGCGGGCTACGGCCTGACTGGGAAGGCTCCTTTCGAGACGGTGATGCTGCATGGCCTCTACCTCGACGCCAAGGGCCAGAAGATGTCCAAGAGCAAGGGCAACGGCATCGACCCCCTGGAACTCTTCGATCAGTACGGCGTGGACGCCTGCCGCTTCGCCTTCACTTTCCTTTCGACGGGTGGGCAGGACATCAAGCACGATCCCCGGCGCTTCGAGCAGGGCCGCAACTTCGCCAACAAGCTCTGGAACGCGACCCGCTTTGCTCTGCTGCGGCTCGGGGAAGCGCAGCTCACGGGCGACGACGACCTGACGCGTTATGTCCGCGCCGCCGTGACGCCGCCTGAGGGCACGCTGCTGCGAAGTAAAGATGTGCTCGCGCAGCTTAAAACCCGGGACGACCTCACCCTCGCCGACCGCTGGATCATCAGCCGCCTGAACGCGGTGACCCAGGAGGCGAGCGCGCAGCTGGACGCCTTCGACATCGGCGCGGCGATCCGGACGCTCTACGCCTTCACCTGGGACGAGTTTTGCGACTGGTACATCGAGGCGGCCAAGCCCGAGCTCGCGAGCGGCAACCTCGGTACGCTGGTCACCCTCAAGGCGGTGCTCGAGCACATCCTCAAGCTGCTGCATCCCTTCATGCCGTTTATCACCTCCGAGCTGTACGCGGCGCTCGGACACCGCCGCCAGATCGCCGTGCACAACTGGCCGCAGCCCAGCGCCGCGCTGCACGACGCCGAGGCCACGCGCGCTTTCGACGCCCTGCGCGCCGCCGTCGCCGCCGCCCGCTCGCTCAAGAGCGAACTCGGGCTCTCGCCGCAAGACCGCCTGAGCGTGGCCGTCGAGGGCGAACTCGCCGCCCTGGTGGGCGAAAACGCCCCCGTCGTGGAGGCCATCGCCCGGGTGCGGCTCGTGCCCGCGCTGGAAGGCCGCACCCTGAGCCTCGTCGAGCAGGGGGTGACGGTCCGGGCGCCGCTCGAAGGCACGGTCGATATCGCCGACTGGCTCGGCAAGCAGAAAAAACGCCTTGCCGAACTCGACAAGCAGATCAAGCAGGCGCAGGGCAAGCTGAGCAATGAAGGCTTCGTGGCCCGCGCTCCCGCCGAGGTGATCGAGGAGGAAAAGCGGCGGGTGCAGGACTTCGGCGCGCAGAAGGAACGGCTGGAGGGGGTGCTGGGGCAGTTTGGGTGA
- a CDS encoding cysteine desulfurase-like protein, with protein sequence MPSASLPSQTELRAQFPSLEAGRAYLDNAAGGLLPRRSVGAITAHLNRYGATNALPGHQPGQEVLALRQRAREATALFLNADPADVAIGPSATALAFRLSVAFSRLWGPGDEVILSGLEHEANASPWRELERVGVTVKVWHARQPEMRLHPGDLAALLTPRTRLVALTAASNVLGVVPDLRAVTAQVREAGGWTVVDAVHAAPHFLPDVQAWGADFVTFSPYKVFGPHLGALWVRPEHRGMLPWPRLSFFADDDIAGLEHGTPQYELLAGWLGTLDYLRELGGQEALSRAALVAAYGQIQALEAPVTAQLLEGLLAAPGVTVYGPHSLEGRVGTVAFRVRDEAPLDTARRLSAQGVDVASGHFYAVQPLSDLGLYPDGVVRASLAHYTSGEDVARLLAGLA encoded by the coding sequence ATGCCCTCTGCTTCCCTCCCCAGCCAGACCGAGCTGCGTGCCCAGTTTCCCAGCCTGGAGGCGGGCCGCGCCTACCTCGACAACGCGGCGGGCGGCCTCCTGCCCCGGCGCAGCGTGGGGGCGATCACGGCGCACCTGAACCGCTACGGCGCCACCAACGCGCTGCCGGGCCACCAGCCGGGGCAGGAGGTGCTCGCGCTGCGCCAGCGGGCGCGTGAAGCGACCGCGCTGTTCCTGAACGCCGACCCCGCCGACGTGGCCATCGGCCCGAGCGCGACGGCGCTGGCCTTCCGCCTTTCGGTGGCCTTCTCGCGCCTGTGGGGACCGGGCGACGAGGTGATTCTCTCGGGGCTGGAGCACGAGGCCAACGCGAGCCCGTGGCGCGAACTCGAGCGCGTGGGCGTCACGGTCAAGGTCTGGCACGCCCGGCAACCGGAGATGCGCCTCCACCCGGGCGACCTCGCCGCGCTGCTCACCCCGCGTACCCGGCTCGTCGCGCTGACGGCGGCGAGCAACGTCCTCGGGGTGGTGCCGGACCTCCGCGCGGTCACGGCGCAGGTGCGCGAGGCCGGCGGCTGGACCGTCGTGGACGCCGTGCACGCTGCGCCGCACTTCCTGCCCGACGTGCAGGCGTGGGGGGCAGACTTCGTGACCTTCAGCCCTTACAAGGTGTTCGGCCCGCACCTCGGCGCCCTGTGGGTCAGGCCCGAGCACCGGGGAATGCTGCCGTGGCCCAGGCTGAGTTTCTTCGCGGACGACGACATCGCTGGGCTGGAGCACGGCACCCCGCAGTACGAACTGCTCGCCGGCTGGCTCGGCACCCTCGATTACCTGCGTGAACTCGGCGGGCAAGAGGCGCTGAGCCGCGCGGCGCTCGTCGCGGCCTACGGGCAGATTCAGGCCCTCGAAGCGCCCGTCACCGCGCAGTTGCTGGAGGGCCTGCTCGCCGCCCCGGGGGTCACGGTGTACGGTCCGCATTCGCTGGAAGGGCGTGTCGGTACGGTGGCCTTCCGGGTGCGGGACGAAGCTCCTCTTGACACTGCCCGGCGGCTGAGCGCCCAGGGCGTGGACGTGGCGTCGGGGCACTTCTACGCGGTGCAGCCGCTCAGCGACCTCGGCCTCTACCCGGACGGCGTGGTGCGCGCCAGCCTCGCGCACTACACGAGCGGGGAGGACGTGGCGCGGCTGCTCGCGGGGCTGGCGTAG
- a CDS encoding NUDIX domain-containing protein, whose protein sequence is MDTAQSRLIFGALADGRAYAQMSALLERAVCQITRRRGEATPLLVFEHVPDGDSGVQVVAGGLEPGETPEGAALREAGEETGRGGWRVTGDLRSAAWLNPEHAKRELRHFFHLAAPDDLPDTDLPDPWEHHADDHLFRFRWEELEEARIDWEMDAFLPPLHAPSPPAPDQGATP, encoded by the coding sequence ATGGACACGGCGCAGAGCAGGCTGATCTTCGGGGCGTTGGCGGACGGGCGGGCTTATGCCCAGATGTCCGCCCTGCTCGAAAGGGCCGTGTGCCAGATCACGCGGCGCCGGGGAGAGGCAACGCCACTGCTTGTCTTCGAGCATGTTCCGGACGGCGATTCAGGCGTGCAGGTGGTGGCGGGCGGGTTGGAACCCGGAGAAACTCCGGAGGGAGCGGCCCTGCGCGAAGCTGGGGAGGAAACCGGACGCGGCGGCTGGCGCGTCACCGGGGATCTGAGAAGCGCCGCGTGGCTGAACCCCGAACACGCCAAGCGCGAGCTGCGGCATTTTTTCCACCTCGCGGCGCCCGACGACCTTCCCGACACCGACCTCCCCGACCCCTGGGAGCACCACGCCGACGACCACCTCTTCCGGTTTCGCTGGGAGGAGCTGGAAGAGGCCCGAATCGACTGGGAGATGGACGCCTTTCTGCCCCCCCTTCACGCCCCGAGTCCCCCTGCACCCGATCAAGGAGCCACCCCATGA
- a CDS encoding type ISP restriction/modification enzyme — protein sequence MSLQLVRRFQKRLEEAVQFGGTRNETSVRGAFQGLLTEWAEAQSDPLRLVPEVGYRPPGQKNTVYPDGTLKDALQQPRGFWESKDEADTLDAEIEKKFAKGYPKDNILFEDSRTAVLIQHGEEVRRVPMDDAEALAGLLTTFFAFEPPQVSEFRRAIEQFRAEMPHLLGVLREAIAAAGDNPDYVRELGAFVELGREAIDPEFRPRDAGEMLIQHILTGDLFRSVFDNAQYHEDNNIAQQLGRLADTFYTGQVRRDVTGRTRRYYGAINAAAAQIADHHEKQKFLKVLYENFYRAYNPAGADRLGIFYTPGEIVRFMIEATDALLERHFGKALADPGVEILDPATGTGTFITELIDYLPLGKLAHKYAHDLHCNELALLPYYIANLNIEATYAQKTGHYAEFRNIVLVDTLDNTGFGVASAQASLFGSVSAENLERVKRQNARPLRVIIGNPPYRANQANENDNNKNREYKEIDRRIKETYVAASRAQKTKLYDMYSRFLRWATDRLKDDGIVAFVMNRSFIDSRTFDGFRKVAADEYTHIYVIDLGGDVRSNPRLSGPKHNVFAIQTGIAIAFLVKATPTKQRRAEARAQPAVIEYARRPEMDTAREKLAWLASTPFGDVDFERIRPDAKHNWIGQAEHGWEEFLPVADRDTKAAKSLGQERAIFKLYSLGIATNRDEWVYSSNYDDASGKASLFVETFNSEKTRWLKTGEQEPSSFVDRKIKWTSELENHLKRGTQLIFSERKLILSAYRPFVIQHTYYDKLIVHRLYQQDDIFPVAGPHENTVIAVNVSESPFNALASKYLVDLHFNGDSQCLPLYRYSGGERVPNITDFALKAFQTHYADASISREDIFHYVYAVLHHPAYREKYALNLRQEFPRVPFYPDFGRWAGWGRELMALHVDFETADPYPLERVEVPPKGDTPEARALAARARLKVVRDAAKVPTGAIELDGLTTLRGVPPQAWSYRLGNRSALEWVLERHKETAPKDPTIREKFNTYRFADHKERVVDLLARVTTVSVETARILGEMPGETV from the coding sequence ATGTCTTTACAACTCGTCCGCAGGTTCCAAAAAAGGCTCGAAGAGGCCGTGCAGTTCGGCGGCACGCGCAACGAAACGAGCGTGCGCGGGGCCTTTCAGGGGCTGCTGACCGAGTGGGCCGAGGCCCAGAGCGATCCCCTCCGGCTGGTCCCGGAGGTGGGCTACCGTCCGCCCGGCCAGAAGAACACGGTCTACCCCGACGGCACCCTCAAAGACGCCCTGCAACAGCCGCGCGGCTTCTGGGAGAGCAAGGACGAGGCCGACACGCTGGACGCCGAGATCGAGAAGAAGTTCGCCAAGGGGTACCCGAAGGACAACATCCTCTTTGAAGACAGCCGCACCGCCGTATTGATCCAGCACGGCGAGGAGGTCCGGCGCGTTCCGATGGACGACGCGGAGGCGCTGGCCGGGCTGCTGACCACCTTCTTCGCCTTCGAGCCGCCGCAGGTCAGCGAGTTCCGGCGGGCCATCGAGCAGTTCCGGGCCGAGATGCCGCACCTGCTGGGCGTGTTGCGGGAGGCCATCGCCGCCGCCGGGGACAATCCCGACTACGTGCGCGAACTGGGCGCCTTTGTCGAGCTGGGGCGCGAGGCCATTGACCCCGAGTTCCGGCCCAGGGACGCGGGCGAGATGCTGATTCAGCACATCCTGACCGGCGACCTCTTCCGCAGCGTCTTCGACAACGCGCAGTACCACGAGGACAACAACATCGCGCAGCAGCTCGGGCGGCTGGCCGACACCTTTTACACCGGGCAGGTCCGACGCGACGTGACCGGGCGGACGAGGCGCTACTACGGCGCGATCAACGCCGCCGCCGCCCAGATCGCCGACCACCACGAGAAACAGAAGTTCCTGAAGGTGCTGTACGAGAACTTCTACCGCGCCTACAACCCCGCCGGGGCTGACCGCCTGGGCATCTTTTACACCCCCGGCGAGATCGTGCGCTTCATGATCGAGGCCACCGACGCCCTGCTGGAGCGGCATTTCGGCAAGGCGCTGGCCGACCCCGGCGTCGAGATTCTGGACCCCGCCACCGGCACCGGCACCTTTATCACCGAGCTGATCGACTACCTGCCGCTGGGCAAGCTGGCCCACAAGTACGCCCACGACCTGCACTGCAACGAGCTGGCGCTGCTGCCCTACTACATCGCCAACCTGAATATCGAGGCCACCTACGCCCAGAAGACGGGCCACTACGCCGAGTTCCGCAACATCGTCCTCGTCGATACCCTCGACAACACCGGCTTCGGCGTCGCCAGCGCCCAGGCGTCCCTCTTCGGCAGTGTCAGCGCCGAGAACCTGGAGCGGGTCAAGCGCCAGAACGCCCGCCCCCTGCGCGTCATCATCGGCAACCCGCCCTACCGCGCCAACCAGGCCAACGAGAACGACAACAACAAGAACCGCGAGTACAAGGAAATCGACCGCCGGATCAAGGAAACCTACGTCGCCGCCAGCCGCGCCCAGAAAACCAAGCTCTACGACATGTACTCCCGCTTTCTGCGCTGGGCCACCGATAGGCTCAAGGACGACGGCATCGTCGCCTTCGTCATGAACCGCAGTTTTATCGACAGCCGCACCTTCGACGGCTTTCGCAAGGTCGCCGCCGACGAATACACCCACATCTACGTCATCGACCTTGGCGGCGACGTGCGGTCCAACCCCCGGCTCAGCGGCCCCAAGCACAACGTCTTCGCCATCCAGACCGGCATCGCCATCGCCTTTCTGGTCAAGGCGACCCCCACCAAGCAGCGCCGCGCCGAGGCCAGAGCGCAGCCCGCCGTGATCGAGTACGCCCGCCGCCCCGAGATGGACACCGCCCGCGAGAAGCTGGCCTGGCTCGCCTCCACCCCGTTTGGCGACGTGGACTTTGAGCGCATCCGCCCCGACGCCAAACACAACTGGATCGGGCAGGCCGAGCATGGGTGGGAGGAGTTCCTGCCTGTGGCTGATCGGGACACGAAAGCGGCGAAGAGTCTGGGGCAGGAACGGGCGATTTTCAAGCTGTATTCGTTGGGCATAGCTACCAACCGGGATGAATGGGTCTACAGCTCTAACTACGATGATGCTTCGGGAAAGGCAAGTCTATTTGTAGAAACATTCAACTCAGAGAAAACACGCTGGCTGAAAACAGGCGAGCAGGAGCCGTCAAGTTTCGTAGACAGAAAGATAAAGTGGACATCCGAGCTGGAAAATCACCTTAAGCGGGGCACACAGTTAATCTTCTCGGAACGGAAGTTAATTTTGTCAGCCTATAGACCTTTCGTTATTCAGCACACCTACTACGACAAATTGATTGTTCATAGGCTTTACCAGCAAGATGACATATTTCCGGTAGCTGGTCCACACGAAAACACCGTGATTGCTGTCAACGTCAGCGAGTCACCCTTCAATGCCCTGGCTTCAAAATATCTCGTTGACCTCCATTTCAACGGTGATTCTCAATGTCTCCCCCTCTACCGTTACTCAGGCGGCGAGCGCGTTCCCAACATCACCGACTTTGCCCTGAAAGCCTTTCAGACCCATTACGCCGACGCCAGCATCAGCCGGGAGGACATCTTTCATTACGTCTACGCGGTGCTGCACCACCCGGCGTACCGCGAGAAATACGCGCTGAACTTACGCCAGGAGTTTCCGCGCGTGCCCTTTTACCCGGACTTCGGGCGCTGGGCAGGCTGGGGCCGCGAGCTGATGGCGCTGCACGTGGACTTCGAGACGGCGGACCCCTACCCGCTGGAGCGCGTGGAGGTGCCGCCGAAAGGGGACACACCCGAAGCGCGGGCGCTGGCGGCGCGGGCACGGCTGAAGGTGGTGCGCGACGCGGCGAAAGTACCGACCGGGGCGATAGAGCTGGACGGCCTGACGACCCTGCGCGGGGTGCCGCCACAGGCGTGGAGCTACCGCCTGGGCAACCGCTCGGCGCTGGAATGGGTGCTGGAGCGCCACAAGGAGACGGCGCCGAAAGACCCGACCATCCGCGAGAAGTTCAACACCTACCGCTTTGCCGACCACAAGGAACGGGTGGTGGACCTGCTGGCCCGCGTGACGACCGTGAGCGTGGAAACGGCGCGGATTCTGGGGGAGATGCCGGGGGAGACGGTGTAG
- a CDS encoding riboflavin synthase: MFTGIIEQTGRVTHAADQGGHLAVTIAPAQMWTDLSLGESIACSGTCLTVTGWDEHSFTVELSQETLAKTAPHWEAGHELNLERAMTAQARFGGHIVSGHVDGVGELLEVRAEPGAYTMRVRAPRGLARFLTPKGSVTVDGVSLTLVDVGGPAGSRPEWPAEEFTLWLVPHTLEVTTLKGWRAGTRVNLEADQLAKYVERLLALREVEARA, encoded by the coding sequence ATGTTTACCGGCATCATCGAACAAACAGGCCGCGTCACGCACGCCGCCGACCAGGGCGGTCACCTCGCCGTCACCATCGCCCCCGCACAGATGTGGACCGACCTTTCCTTGGGCGAGTCCATCGCCTGCTCGGGCACCTGCCTCACCGTCACTGGCTGGGACGAGCACAGCTTCACGGTGGAACTCAGCCAGGAAACCCTCGCCAAGACCGCACCCCACTGGGAGGCGGGGCACGAACTCAACCTTGAACGCGCGATGACCGCCCAGGCCCGTTTCGGGGGGCACATCGTGAGCGGGCACGTGGACGGCGTGGGCGAGCTGCTGGAGGTGCGCGCGGAGCCCGGCGCCTACACCATGCGGGTGCGCGCGCCGCGCGGCCTTGCCCGCTTCCTGACGCCCAAGGGCAGCGTCACGGTGGACGGCGTGAGCCTGACGCTGGTGGACGTGGGCGGCCCCGCCGGCTCGCGCCCCGAGTGGCCCGCCGAGGAGTTCACGCTGTGGCTGGTGCCGCACACGCTGGAAGTCACCACCCTGAAAGGCTGGCGGGCCGGCACGCGGGTCAATCTGGAGGCCGACCAGCTCGCCAAATACGTCGAGCGGCTGCTCGCGCTGCGCGAAGTGGAGGCGCGCGCATGA
- the ribD gene encoding bifunctional diaminohydroxyphosphoribosylaminopyrimidine deaminase/5-amino-6-(5-phosphoribosylamino)uracil reductase RibD, with protein sequence MNTQEFPPGEAEHPDTRYMRQALGEAARALGRTSPNPPVGCLIVREGEVVGRGFHPQAGEPHAEVFALREAGERARGATAYVTLEPCSHFGRTPPCVGALIAAGVRRVVVAAEDPNPQVSGRGITELRAAGIEVEVGLLEAEATRQQAGFRSLVTRGRPHVVYKYAATLDGKVAARGEANGPVSGLEARARVMRWRNETDAIAVGAGTILTDDPLLTVRGVPGGRDPRPVIFDRRGRVPPEARALRAGGVLVTGPRTEAGAFEERGVTVVRAASLPDALRQLGALDLSTLLLEGGPTLASAFFEAGLIDEVRALIAPKLLGAGLGPLQGPERSMHAALNLHDVKVEPLGSDVLVSGWLST encoded by the coding sequence ATGAATACTCAAGAATTTCCGCCAGGAGAGGCCGAACACCCGGACACCCGTTACATGCGGCAGGCCCTCGGGGAAGCCGCCCGCGCCCTCGGACGAACGAGTCCCAATCCCCCGGTCGGCTGCCTGATCGTGCGTGAGGGCGAGGTGGTGGGGCGCGGTTTTCACCCCCAGGCCGGCGAGCCGCACGCCGAGGTCTTCGCGCTGCGGGAAGCCGGTGAGCGGGCGCGGGGCGCCACTGCCTACGTGACGCTCGAACCATGCAGCCATTTCGGGCGCACGCCGCCGTGCGTGGGCGCCCTGATCGCAGCGGGCGTGCGCCGGGTGGTCGTCGCGGCAGAGGACCCCAATCCGCAGGTGAGCGGGCGCGGCATAACGGAGCTGCGCGCGGCGGGCATCGAGGTCGAGGTGGGTTTGCTGGAGGCCGAGGCCACGCGCCAACAGGCGGGCTTCCGCTCGCTCGTGACGCGCGGGCGGCCCCACGTGGTCTACAAGTACGCGGCCACCCTCGACGGCAAGGTGGCGGCCCGGGGGGAAGCGAACGGCCCGGTCAGCGGTCTTGAGGCGCGCGCCCGGGTGATGCGCTGGCGGAACGAGACCGACGCCATAGCCGTCGGGGCCGGCACCATCCTCACCGACGACCCGCTTCTCACGGTGCGCGGCGTTCCCGGCGGGCGCGACCCCCGGCCCGTCATTTTCGACCGGCGCGGGCGGGTGCCCCCGGAGGCGCGGGCGCTCCGGGCGGGCGGCGTGCTCGTGACCGGGCCACGCACCGAGGCCGGGGCCTTCGAGGAACGCGGCGTGACCGTCGTTCGCGCCGCGTCACTGCCCGACGCGCTGCGGCAACTCGGCGCTCTGGACCTCTCCACCCTGCTGCTCGAAGGCGGGCCGACGCTGGCGAGTGCCTTTTTTGAGGCCGGCCTGATTGACGAGGTGCGCGCCCTGATCGCCCCGAAGCTCCTCGGCGCCGGCCTGGGCCCCCTCCAGGGGCCGGAGCGCTCCATGCACGCCGCCCTCAACTTGCATGACGTGAAGGTTGAGCCCCTCGGCTCCGACGTGCTCGTGAGCGGTTGGCTCTCGACGTAA
- a CDS encoding DUF4388 domain-containing protein produces the protein MISGDLSVFPLLPVMQMLLSSGKGGRFTVNHARGGELWLSQGEVVHARSGALTGERALQLLCSVDKGTFVFKTGIEAPARSLQLRQDQAMHHMLTEAEAWPSLLAAFPDWSRSPRFTPLWNDQQPVTRDQYRALHLLTLDLPLRSVMDLTELAPRALLELYRPYLEGGQIELR, from the coding sequence ATGATCAGTGGTGACCTGAGTGTTTTTCCCTTGCTGCCGGTGATGCAGATGCTGCTCAGCAGCGGGAAAGGCGGGCGATTCACGGTGAACCACGCGCGGGGCGGTGAGCTCTGGCTCTCGCAGGGCGAGGTGGTGCACGCCCGCAGCGGCGCCCTGACCGGCGAGCGGGCGCTGCAACTGCTGTGCAGCGTGGATAAGGGAACTTTTGTCTTCAAAACGGGCATTGAGGCGCCGGCGCGCTCGCTGCAGCTGCGCCAGGACCAGGCGATGCACCATATGCTCACCGAGGCCGAGGCCTGGCCCTCCCTGCTCGCCGCCTTTCCCGACTGGTCGCGTTCGCCGCGCTTTACCCCGCTGTGGAACGATCAGCAACCCGTGACCCGCGATCAGTACCGCGCCCTGCACCTGCTCACGCTCGACCTGCCGCTGCGCAGCGTCATGGACCTCACCGAACTCGCGCCGCGCGCGCTGCTCGAACTCTACCGGCCCTATCTGGAGGGCGGGCAGATCGAGCTCAGGTGA